CTCCCACGACGGCCACTACAGGATTGTGATTCATGACTTCTCTTCTTCAACCCAGCGCGGCGCTCCAACCAGCTTGTTTCCTTAGTTACTTTGCCCCGCTCCACTAACAATGTCATCCTGAGCGCAGCGAAGGATATGCTGTTACTGTGCCACTCTAAAAAGCAGGTCCTTCGGTGCGCTCAGGATGACAGTCAAATGAGCTGTGTGGAACTAAGCAGTTTGCCGCGCCTACCCCTTTCTCGATTTTAGTAATTTCACCATCTTCATATAGATGTCCACGGCCTCGGCGAGTTGCGCCTTGGGGATGTGCTCGTTGTCGGTGTGCGCCACGTGAATCGAGCCCGGCCCCAGCAAAAACGGTTGGCCCCAGTTGGTGAGGCAGGGAATGTCGGTGGAGAACTTGACAATCACTCCCTCGGCCGCCGTACCCACCCCGGATGTGGACATTCCATCGGCGAGGCCGTCAATCGTCCCCAGCTTTACCGGGGGAATCTCCAGTACTCTGCGAACCTCCGCCAGCGTGCCGGCGGCTTCGGTGACTTGCGCGAGCAGCGTGTCGCCCGGCGCGACGATGCGGTACATCAGCTCAGCTCGCGCCGAGCTGGGTATCACGTTGGGAGCCACGCCGCCACTCAGCAGGCCAATGTTCACCGTCGTCGCGCCGAGCACAGGGTCGGTCGGCAACGGCAAACGGCGGACACGCTCGAGTGCGTCGAGCAGCTTCTCGGTGGCCGACTCGCCCAGTTCGGGATACGCCG
The Acidobacteriota bacterium genome window above contains:
- a CDS encoding M20/M25/M40 family metallo-hydrolase: MDVFQLTRALIDIPSVTLEEQAVAEYLAAHLRTMGAAVELDEAEPSRPNVYAAWGAPDVVLSTHIDTVPPFFASREDDVNIYGRGSCDAKGIVAAQVEAARRLRNEGIGDFALLFLVGEERNSAGAAHANKRPRGSRYIINGEPTENRLALGTKGVLRVGIEARGRMAHSAYPELGESATEKLLDALERVRRLPLPTDPVLGATTVNIGLLSGGVAPNVIPSSARAELMYRIVAPGDTLLAQVTEAAGTLAEVRRVLEIPPVKLGTIDGLADGMSTSGVGTAAEGVIVKFSTDIPCLTNWGQPFLLGPGSIHVAHTDNEHIPKAQLAEAVDIYMKMVKLLKSRKG